From a region of the Odoribacter splanchnicus DSM 20712 genome:
- the rpsG gene encoding 30S ribosomal protein S7, translated as MRKTKPKKRILLPDPKFNDVLVTRFVNDLMVDGKKTVAFKIFYDALDIVEEKMAKKEEKSALEIWKQALENITPQVEVKSRRVGGATFQVPTEINPARKRAISVKNMILYSRKRSGHSMAEKLSAEIMAAYKEEGAAFKKKEDTHRMAEANRAFAHFRF; from the coding sequence ATGAGAAAGACTAAACCAAAGAAGAGAATCCTGTTACCGGATCCAAAATTCAACGATGTACTGGTGACGAGGTTTGTTAATGACCTGATGGTGGACGGTAAAAAGACTGTTGCGTTCAAAATCTTTTATGACGCACTGGATATCGTTGAGGAAAAAATGGCAAAAAAAGAAGAGAAATCTGCTCTGGAGATCTGGAAGCAGGCATTGGAGAATATTACTCCTCAGGTAGAAGTAAAGAGCCGCCGTGTCGGTGGTGCTACTTTCCAGGTGCCTACTGAAATTAATCCGGCCCGTAAAAGAGCGATCTCTGTAAAAAATATGATCCTTTACTCCCGCAAGAGAAGCGGACACAGCATGGCTGAAAAACTTTCTGCTGAAATTATGGCTGCCTACAAAGAGGAAGGTGCTGCTTTCAAAAAGAAAGAAGATACCCATCGTATGGCTGAAGCTAACCGGGCATTTGCACATTTCAGATTTTAA
- the rpsL gene encoding 30S ribosomal protein S12, producing MPTIQQLVRKGRVKIEDKSKAPALDSCPQRRGVCVRVYTTTPKKPNSAMRKVARVRLTNGKEVNAYIPGEGHNLQEHSIVLIRGGRVKDLPGVRYHLVRGTLDAAGVAGRCQGRSKYGAKRPKPGQAAAPAKGKGKK from the coding sequence ATGCCTACTATTCAACAGTTAGTAAGAAAAGGAAGAGTAAAGATCGAGGACAAGAGTAAAGCTCCTGCTTTGGATTCTTGCCCACAGAGAAGAGGAGTTTGTGTACGTGTTTACACTACCACTCCGAAAAAACCGAACTCAGCCATGAGAAAGGTTGCCCGTGTTAGATTGACCAACGGAAAAGAAGTGAATGCTTATATTCCGGGAGAAGGCCACAACTTGCAGGAACACTCCATCGTGTTGATCCGTGGCGGTCGTGTGAAAGACCTTCCGGGTGTGCGTTACCACTTGGTTCGTGGTACTTTGGATGCTGCCGGTGTTGCCGGACGTTGCCAGGGACGTTCTAAGTATGGTGCGAAAAGACCGAAACCGGGTCAGGCTGCTGCTCCAGCTAAAGGAAAGGGCAAGAAATAA
- a CDS encoding PKD-like family lipoprotein, with protein MRKNVYLIVWLMTVILYSCYDDKGNYSYEDIDEISIAGMPDTLVTVFKNTDTLKVVPELKHTLAAGSGKYEYTWVAVAKENKTGNEFEYEIGKEKNLNYFIDLPLGKYAVYLNVLDQETEVTWRQHFDMEVIIQTTEGWLVLCDEKGEVRLDMISKYGNQELMIRNLLDDYALPNKKGPKSIVLNITGSGDKIILMTETGACYLDPESLAWEEAFDLKYDMGKIPGVFVPTAMICLDPMYGSGTYPCSVLLTTTEVYCKTSGRIIYELPRNNVAGEEKTFKVAPFIITSADGVWGYYEPPVILYDTDNRRFVQLGLAWNETSCRIPPVANEVFPMVTGKEFVYAANTRHDGNSSYVILRDDTGKLWLHGFGNLWYNSFSQLSNYYYRIDAPDIERAELFAVHMHYRYLFYVVDNMIYLYDMAYKEWRKLDILDGDGEKIDLSGEEITFIKFNWFQYGEYGRLGLDMEYRLIIGSDKGGENGGMIRIVDIPERMNGKVTLYKEYSGFAKPVDIVYRERY; from the coding sequence ATGAGAAAGAATGTATATTTAATTGTATGGTTGATGACTGTTATACTTTATTCGTGTTACGATGATAAAGGAAATTACAGTTATGAGGATATCGATGAGATTTCTATTGCAGGAATGCCGGACACACTGGTGACGGTATTTAAAAATACAGATACACTAAAAGTTGTTCCGGAGCTGAAACACACATTGGCTGCCGGAAGCGGAAAGTATGAGTATACTTGGGTGGCTGTCGCGAAAGAGAATAAAACCGGTAATGAGTTCGAATATGAGATTGGTAAAGAGAAAAATTTGAATTATTTTATCGATTTACCATTGGGAAAATACGCTGTTTATTTGAATGTGTTGGACCAAGAGACAGAAGTGACTTGGCGGCAACATTTCGACATGGAGGTGATTATTCAGACAACTGAAGGTTGGTTGGTGCTGTGCGACGAAAAGGGCGAAGTACGTTTGGATATGATCTCTAAATACGGTAACCAGGAATTAATGATTCGCAATTTGCTCGACGATTATGCCCTGCCGAATAAAAAGGGACCGAAAAGTATAGTGTTAAATATAACAGGATCGGGAGATAAAATCATATTGATGACTGAAACAGGGGCTTGTTATTTGGATCCGGAAAGTTTGGCTTGGGAAGAAGCATTCGATTTGAAGTACGACATGGGGAAAATACCGGGAGTATTTGTTCCGACTGCTATGATTTGTCTTGATCCGATGTATGGCTCCGGTACATATCCTTGTTCGGTATTGTTGACAACGACCGAAGTGTATTGTAAAACATCGGGAAGAATTATTTATGAATTACCGAGAAATAATGTAGCTGGAGAAGAGAAGACCTTTAAGGTTGCTCCCTTTATCATTACATCGGCAGATGGAGTATGGGGATATTATGAACCACCGGTTATCCTTTATGATACGGACAACAGACGGTTTGTACAACTGGGGCTTGCCTGGAATGAAACATCCTGCCGTATACCCCCGGTTGCAAATGAGGTTTTTCCCATGGTAACAGGAAAAGAGTTTGTTTATGCTGCTAATACCAGACATGATGGTAACAGCTCGTATGTTATTTTGCGTGATGATACCGGAAAATTGTGGTTGCACGGGTTCGGTAATTTGTGGTATAATTCTTTCTCTCAGTTGAGTAATTATTATTACCGAATCGATGCTCCGGATATCGAACGTGCAGAATTGTTTGCTGTACACATGCATTATCGTTACCTCTTCTACGTTGTCGATAATATGATTTATCTGTACGATATGGCTTATAAAGAGTGGCGGAAACTGGATATATTGGACGGAGACGGGGAGAAAATAGATCTTTCCGGAGAGGAAATCACATTTATCAAATTTAACTGGTTCCAGTATGGTGAATACGGTAGGTTAGGATTGGATATGGAATACCGGTTGATCATCGGTTCGGACAAAGGTGGAGAGAATGGAGGTATGATTCGTATAGTGGATATTCCGGAGAGGATGAATGGAAAAGTGACCTTGTATAAAGAGTATAGCGGTTTTGCCAAACCGGTAGATATAGTTTATCGGGAAAGATATTGA
- a CDS encoding DUF4843 domain-containing protein, with the protein MKKNVIFILLLTILSSCKSEYEEYSGTDAIYLNEISDTVRFSFTYVDSEYETQAQDIHLKVIGKVADYDRPVNIKFTPVNAVEGVDFEPLEKEYVVKKGEVSLVIPVTMIRTKALQTEEKGIDMELLPNGHFTTYYDYGSSDSTSWVKTQRLKLILLFSEFMNEPPSQWNPYMFGEFSAKKFALICDEMDIPREEFNKKSEEAGYILSRMGYIGSYMKKYLADEKAAGRTVYEEDGITEMTMGPQAQ; encoded by the coding sequence ATGAAAAAGAATGTTATTTTTATATTGCTTTTGACAATATTGAGCAGTTGTAAATCAGAATATGAGGAATATAGCGGTACTGATGCCATTTATCTGAATGAGATATCGGATACGGTACGTTTTTCTTTTACTTATGTCGACAGTGAATATGAAACACAGGCACAGGATATTCATCTGAAGGTGATAGGTAAGGTGGCAGATTACGATCGTCCGGTGAATATAAAATTTACACCGGTAAATGCGGTGGAAGGTGTGGATTTTGAACCGTTGGAGAAAGAGTATGTGGTTAAGAAGGGAGAGGTTTCTCTTGTGATTCCTGTAACTATGATCCGGACGAAAGCCTTACAAACGGAAGAAAAGGGAATTGATATGGAATTATTGCCTAACGGGCATTTTACAACTTATTACGATTATGGTTCCAGCGATTCGACCTCTTGGGTAAAGACGCAGCGGTTAAAGCTGATATTATTGTTTTCGGAATTTATGAATGAACCGCCTTCGCAGTGGAATCCATATATGTTCGGTGAATTTTCGGCGAAGAAGTTTGCTTTGATTTGCGATGAAATGGATATTCCACGGGAAGAGTTTAATAAAAAATCCGAGGAGGCGGGTTATATACTTTCCCGCATGGGGTATATCGGATCGTATATGAAAAAATATCTGGCCGACGAAAAAGCGGCGGGCCGGACTGTTTATGAAGAGGATGGTATTACGGAAATGACAATGGGACCACAGGCCCAATAA
- a CDS encoding RagB/SusD family nutrient uptake outer membrane protein: protein MNRKYILIGLLVCITGIFSGCHSWLDVQPEDQVTDGQLFSTESGFRTALNGIYVELSNNALYGGELSVDAVEILAQRYDFSGNTTNAYRLGTYNYTIDYAKSKFAAVWEKAYSLIANCNKLLEYAEKNEEVLTGKMRKMIIGEAMALRAFLHFDMLRLFGPVYATNKADLSIPYNTVYSISATSLLPATQVVEKVLKDLDEAERLLGESDPIIEEGPQNQDSEDGLNYYTYRTQRLNYYAVKALKARVYLWADNKAEAYREAKAVTAVQEQWFPWTERREIMDNTRNPDRIFSSELLFAAYYNAREEIFTNYFSPTLEPAQVYSPKKHIDDLFTWDLLDWRNRPIWLEGTTRDYRCFHKYEDVSSTEVWTKLIPLIRMTEMYYIIAETATDETEALDALNTVLFNRGVKELEDKTQLAGMLRDEYRREFFGEGQLFFYYKRLNVKVLHSYSENADLDMDAAKYVVPLPLSETDFR, encoded by the coding sequence ATGAATAGAAAATATATATTGATAGGATTACTTGTTTGTATAACGGGTATATTTTCGGGATGTCACTCTTGGTTGGATGTGCAGCCGGAAGATCAGGTGACCGACGGGCAGCTGTTCAGTACGGAATCAGGGTTTCGCACTGCTCTGAATGGAATTTATGTGGAATTGAGCAATAATGCGCTTTATGGAGGTGAATTATCGGTAGATGCCGTAGAGATTTTAGCGCAACGGTATGATTTTTCGGGGAATACGACAAATGCTTATCGGTTGGGAACATATAATTATACCATAGATTATGCGAAGAGTAAGTTCGCTGCAGTGTGGGAGAAAGCCTATTCGCTGATTGCCAATTGTAATAAATTATTGGAATATGCGGAAAAAAATGAGGAAGTGTTGACAGGAAAAATGCGGAAAATGATTATCGGTGAGGCGATGGCACTTCGTGCTTTTCTGCATTTTGATATGTTACGTTTGTTTGGACCGGTATATGCTACCAATAAAGCCGATTTGTCTATTCCTTATAATACGGTATATTCAATTTCGGCAACCTCCCTTTTACCGGCTACTCAGGTTGTGGAGAAAGTACTGAAAGATTTGGATGAGGCGGAACGTTTGTTAGGTGAGTCTGATCCGATTATTGAAGAAGGACCGCAAAACCAGGATTCGGAAGATGGGTTGAATTATTATACTTATCGTACACAACGCTTGAACTATTATGCGGTAAAAGCTTTAAAAGCAAGGGTATATTTATGGGCGGACAATAAGGCGGAAGCTTATCGGGAAGCAAAAGCCGTGACAGCTGTACAAGAACAATGGTTCCCTTGGACCGAACGCCGGGAGATTATGGATAATACGAGAAATCCGGACAGGATCTTTTCTTCAGAATTGTTGTTTGCAGCTTATTATAATGCACGTGAAGAGATTTTTACGAATTATTTCAGTCCCACTCTGGAGCCTGCACAAGTGTATTCACCTAAAAAACATATCGATGATTTATTTACTTGGGATTTGCTGGATTGGCGTAACAGACCGATTTGGTTGGAAGGCACTACCCGGGACTACAGGTGTTTCCATAAGTATGAAGACGTGTCGTCGACTGAGGTATGGACTAAGTTGATCCCTTTGATTCGGATGACGGAAATGTATTACATTATTGCAGAGACAGCCACGGATGAGACGGAGGCGTTGGATGCGCTGAATACCGTATTGTTTAATAGGGGAGTGAAAGAATTGGAGGATAAAACACAATTGGCCGGAATGCTTCGGGACGAATACAGGAGAGAATTTTTTGGAGAAGGACAGTTGTTTTTTTATTATAAGCGTTTGAATGTAAAAGTATTACATTCTTATTCGGAAAATGCCGACCTGGATATGGATGCAGCAAAATACGTCGTCCCGTTGCCATTAAGTGAAACCGATTTTCGTTAA